A region of Paenibacillus thiaminolyticus DNA encodes the following proteins:
- a CDS encoding DNA and RNA helicase codes for MFKHQVPHFHRGRILKTDMLENLRDFPRQFVDIAYQSYSTGVLAGTEVQVGPRSLTVGKGIVKHGGLIYMLEQEQELPYRSTGRETVLKIRFHAEQPSSDFTTLPGEIVLDEDTAEVKANELELGRFKLKEGARLRDDYQSFTDLSTEFNTLNVIHVPHAGIGQSTLSPFILRYFAQELLKTRIEHAHDAAFAMLCLNGGAVERDVIQYYLGQRLGTGYRELTNERLYAGLRRVLSEAGSGRAMAPDMRPGGRQRVIVD; via the coding sequence TTGTTCAAACATCAGGTGCCGCATTTCCATCGGGGCCGGATTCTGAAGACGGACATGCTGGAGAATCTGCGGGACTTCCCGCGGCAATTCGTCGACATCGCCTATCAGTCCTATTCGACCGGGGTGCTGGCCGGGACCGAGGTTCAGGTTGGCCCCCGCAGCCTGACGGTCGGCAAAGGCATCGTCAAGCACGGAGGCCTCATCTATATGCTGGAGCAGGAGCAGGAGCTGCCCTATCGCTCGACCGGGAGGGAGACCGTGCTCAAGATCCGGTTCCATGCGGAGCAGCCGTCGAGCGACTTCACGACGCTCCCGGGGGAGATTGTGCTGGATGAGGATACGGCCGAGGTGAAGGCGAACGAGCTGGAGCTCGGCCGCTTCAAGCTGAAGGAAGGCGCGCGGCTGCGGGACGATTACCAGAGCTTCACCGACCTGTCTACCGAGTTCAACACGCTGAATGTCATCCATGTGCCACATGCGGGCATCGGGCAGAGCACCTTGTCGCCCTTCATCCTGCGGTACTTCGCGCAGGAGCTGCTGAAGACCCGCATCGAGCATGCGCATGACGCTGCCTTCGCCATGCTGTGCCTGAATGGCGGCGCGGTGGAGCGGGACGTTATCCAGTACTACCTGGGCCAGCGGCTCGGCACCGGTTACCGCGAGCTGACCAACGAGCGGCTCTACGCCGGCCTGCGCCGGGTGCTGAGCGAAGCCGGCAGCGGCCGGGCGATGGCGCCGGACATGCGCCCCGGCGGGCGGCAGCGGGTGATTGTGGATTGA
- a CDS encoding molecular chaperone: protein MAGYSYKLYTQPGRREDARKRAQYHREELLEMTTFQLRNICQREKLIEGLIHTLDRDELIATIMKYRGADESLLITGVRPGGFDRVEAVMKKYLGTPLTDTGGIRIPAKITLYSGLKLDQFDGYHVEAGEEIAESNVLLVNENLELCAILNLVKDGSARGSFYLAMAEEAEVKKTANRQYSLLFFPRTVSEYVYRTYYRDTPLPPAHLYYYKIPVTDLDIRELEETDAVLAIDFGTSNTTAGAYLDSGYITSPNTNDVLSGRIRLDRINYVAFPETTSADADWIEVLPTVIGVADCSDPERIRYHFGYDALRDRKRNGYSGNATVFHGMKRWVNNYKKREDVMDAQGNAASVSRQELIRAYTLHVIRMAEHQFKCRFRHLHLSGPVKLKKQFIEMFADILPEYRIESDDALDEGLAVLYNTIANQMEQQRFLDGEEYKALVIDCGGGTTDLSSCRFRIEDSHIAYKLDIHTSYENGDTNFGGNNITYRIMQFMKIVFAGYYRSGGALAGTVPDIDSLIDIPAADLYRHVDEFGAAAVYAAFDAAYRETEAVIPTRFKEYEHRSRDEYQRVRNNFYVLWEMADGMKKEFFRRTGILRSRFDSGRGGRAEDDLHLTVLDRWCLSLWENGQFRDMHEPPDVVFNIQEINHLIRADIYAIVHKFLDEFFRDGRLQDYSIIKLTGQSCRIDVFREALKEFVPGRAIEFRQKADDSGRVPELKLACLRGALRYLSARKAGLIEARLTNQAPIVPYSVSALTHTGQEKVLIASYERLDQARGSISRPLGAHEIEFNIRNADGQLRYLAVYANDFTAYRPVRYEEIAAEYGDRIPQDDTDSIANGEAKWFVFAGDGSWGFDTVPVARLNEQLYIGTKQFYAFENDLSELDFFDGLK, encoded by the coding sequence ATGGCCGGATACTCGTACAAGCTGTATACGCAGCCGGGACGCCGGGAGGATGCCCGGAAGCGGGCGCAATATCACCGGGAGGAACTGTTGGAGATGACGACGTTCCAGCTCCGGAACATATGCCAGCGGGAGAAGCTGATCGAGGGGCTGATCCACACGCTGGATCGGGATGAATTGATCGCGACCATCATGAAATACCGGGGCGCAGACGAGAGTCTGCTCATCACTGGCGTCCGGCCGGGCGGATTCGATCGGGTCGAGGCGGTCATGAAAAAGTACCTGGGCACGCCGCTGACCGATACCGGAGGCATCCGGATTCCGGCGAAGATTACGCTGTACTCCGGCTTGAAGCTGGATCAGTTCGACGGCTACCATGTCGAGGCGGGGGAGGAGATCGCCGAATCGAATGTGCTGCTCGTCAATGAAAATCTGGAGCTGTGCGCCATTCTCAATCTGGTGAAGGACGGTTCGGCGCGGGGAAGCTTTTATTTGGCGATGGCCGAGGAGGCCGAGGTGAAGAAGACGGCGAACCGTCAGTACAGCCTGCTCTTCTTCCCGCGGACGGTGTCCGAGTACGTGTACCGCACGTATTACCGCGATACGCCGCTCCCGCCGGCTCATTTGTATTATTACAAAATTCCGGTCACCGATCTGGACATCCGCGAGCTGGAGGAGACCGATGCCGTCCTGGCGATCGATTTCGGCACCTCGAATACGACGGCCGGAGCGTATTTGGACAGCGGCTACATCACTTCGCCCAACACGAACGATGTGCTGAGCGGGCGCATTCGCCTCGATCGTATCAACTATGTCGCGTTCCCCGAGACGACGTCTGCAGATGCGGATTGGATCGAGGTGCTTCCGACCGTCATCGGCGTCGCCGATTGCTCCGATCCGGAGCGCATCCGTTATCATTTCGGATACGATGCGCTGCGGGACCGGAAAAGGAACGGCTACAGCGGCAACGCCACCGTCTTCCACGGCATGAAGCGGTGGGTGAACAACTACAAGAAGCGGGAAGATGTGATGGATGCGCAGGGGAACGCGGCATCCGTGTCCCGGCAGGAGCTGATCCGGGCTTATACGCTCCATGTCATCCGCATGGCGGAGCATCAGTTCAAATGCCGCTTTCGGCATCTCCATCTGTCGGGCCCGGTGAAGCTGAAGAAGCAGTTCATCGAGATGTTCGCCGACATTTTGCCGGAATACCGGATCGAGTCTGACGATGCCCTCGACGAAGGGCTGGCGGTGCTGTACAACACGATTGCCAATCAGATGGAGCAGCAGCGTTTCCTCGACGGAGAGGAATACAAGGCCTTGGTCATCGACTGCGGCGGAGGGACCACCGATCTGTCTTCCTGCCGTTTCCGCATCGAGGACAGCCACATCGCCTACAAGCTGGACATCCATACGTCCTATGAAAATGGGGATACGAACTTCGGCGGCAACAACATTACGTACCGGATCATGCAATTCATGAAAATCGTCTTCGCCGGGTATTACCGCAGCGGCGGAGCCTTGGCCGGAACGGTGCCGGACATTGATTCGCTGATCGACATCCCGGCGGCCGACCTGTACCGCCATGTGGATGAATTCGGGGCGGCAGCGGTCTATGCGGCGTTCGATGCCGCTTACCGCGAGACGGAGGCCGTCATTCCGACCCGGTTCAAGGAATATGAGCACCGCTCTCGGGATGAGTATCAGCGCGTGCGGAACAATTTCTACGTCCTGTGGGAGATGGCGGACGGGATGAAGAAGGAATTTTTCCGCCGGACAGGGATTCTGCGGAGCCGCTTCGATTCCGGCCGCGGCGGCCGGGCGGAGGATGATCTGCATCTGACGGTCCTGGATCGGTGGTGCCTGTCGCTGTGGGAGAACGGGCAATTCCGGGACATGCATGAGCCGCCGGATGTCGTATTCAATATTCAGGAGATCAACCATCTCATTCGGGCCGACATCTATGCGATCGTGCATAAGTTCCTGGACGAGTTTTTCCGCGACGGCCGGCTGCAGGATTATTCCATCATCAAGCTGACCGGACAATCGTGCCGGATCGACGTGTTCCGTGAAGCGCTGAAGGAGTTCGTGCCCGGGCGGGCGATCGAGTTCCGGCAGAAGGCGGATGATTCCGGCAGGGTGCCGGAGCTGAAGCTGGCCTGCCTGCGCGGCGCGCTGCGCTACCTGAGCGCCCGGAAGGCGGGGCTGATCGAAGCGCGGCTTACGAATCAGGCCCCGATCGTGCCGTACTCGGTCAGCGCCCTGACCCATACGGGGCAGGAGAAGGTGCTGATCGCGAGCTACGAACGGCTGGATCAGGCGCGCGGCTCGATCTCGCGGCCGCTGGGCGCGCATGAGATCGAGTTCAACATCCGCAACGCGGACGGCCAGCTGCGCTATCTCGCGGTGTACGCCAATGATTTCACGGCGTACCGCCCGGTGCGGTACGAGGAGATCGCCGCGGAATACGGCGATCGGATTCCGCAGGATGACACGGACTCGATCGCCAACGGCGAGGCCAAATGGTTCGTCTTCGCCGGCGACGGCAGCTGGGGCTTCGACACCGTGCCGGTCGCGCGGCTGAACGAGCAGCTCTATATCGGCACGAAGCAATTCTATGCCTTCGAGAATGATCTGTCGGAGCTGGATTTCTTCGACGGCTTGAAATAA
- a CDS encoding iron-dependent peroxidase, with protein sequence MGVNYIWDLVIQAEQAGIEAKDIRFAPARVYSPYMELSLQDLNTSALQHLEKVEVNPYYRFYDLFKDLFDINNEEDTELRHALFDIILHFLTGIDRYQGMNRREYYIRFVLRDMAEGRFGPRVSEAIPLFTRDEQEAVACNVLRLYETGEAVYLLRDTMRRIFRRSTIYVNCEDKDELLIYVGHEKSEAVRAKVELITDLFLPARFHTEVYWRDHFGIIEVDDTMQLGRIALY encoded by the coding sequence ATGGGCGTGAATTATATATGGGATCTGGTCATCCAGGCGGAACAAGCCGGCATTGAGGCGAAGGATATCCGGTTCGCTCCCGCCCGCGTCTACTCGCCCTATATGGAGCTCAGCCTCCAGGATCTCAACACGAGCGCGCTGCAGCATCTGGAGAAGGTCGAGGTCAATCCGTACTACCGCTTCTACGACCTGTTCAAGGACCTGTTCGATATTAACAACGAAGAGGATACCGAGCTGCGTCATGCGCTGTTCGATATCATCCTGCACTTCCTGACTGGAATTGACCGCTACCAGGGGATGAACCGGCGCGAGTACTACATCCGGTTCGTGCTGCGCGATATGGCGGAGGGACGGTTCGGCCCCCGCGTGAGCGAAGCGATCCCGCTGTTCACCCGCGATGAGCAGGAAGCGGTCGCGTGCAATGTGCTGCGTCTGTATGAGACGGGCGAAGCCGTCTATTTGCTGCGGGATACGATGCGGCGCATTTTCCGCCGTTCGACCATTTACGTGAATTGCGAGGATAAGGACGAGCTGCTCATCTATGTGGGGCATGAAAAGTCGGAGGCGGTCCGGGCGAAGGTGGAGCTGATTACGGATCTGTTCCTGCCGGCGCGCTTCCATACGGAAGTGTATTGGCGCGATCACTTCGGCATTATCGAGGTGGACGACACGATGCAGTTGGGGCGGATTGCTCTGTATTAG
- a CDS encoding normocyte-binding protein has protein sequence MKDIISDRLSKMEDLEQRKQLKQLMTGLFLNLVEYQEEMNRKMERKVFDEVEDGEEKHDVFVSLCRRDELDPIHDFLHPMLPEDAAPKLIDMSQLLDHMQRKEEALLFTLFLECDYAALRGLLEGERTFRGEMITSGGRYPISARLVQSRRYIEEIEKLYHVFQQNNVPWKTVNHPYAYKFVDVLLTHCDAAPQEDEEISEISVDLEEYEPYKRVDVVPIWNIERLAIKNSGFPVPASDRINYEHVLSLHKTGSEHGYLVEGDEENIRYIKRSRDELTIVSPQEKAGIWSVLKIAQPVAARLGSLSYPLVSNRRTDGFIGKYARRQGQIVRATGEIIRIVHAFDAAGLLELERVDIRDRSDGLLQTYEMNPFVSDNVRTERDKKVMRLAFRARQAEENERFLLQDQMSFLVSEVQMFFPEYKCEGEWA, from the coding sequence ATGAAGGATATCATTTCCGATCGGTTAAGCAAAATGGAGGATCTGGAGCAGCGCAAGCAGCTGAAGCAGCTGATGACCGGGTTGTTCCTCAATCTGGTGGAGTATCAGGAAGAGATGAACCGGAAGATGGAGCGCAAAGTGTTCGACGAGGTGGAGGACGGCGAAGAGAAGCATGATGTCTTCGTCTCGCTGTGCCGCCGCGATGAGCTGGACCCGATTCACGACTTCCTGCATCCGATGCTGCCGGAGGACGCGGCGCCGAAGCTGATCGACATGAGCCAGCTGCTGGATCATATGCAGCGGAAGGAAGAGGCGCTGCTGTTCACGCTCTTCCTGGAATGCGATTATGCAGCGCTGCGGGGGTTGCTGGAAGGGGAGCGAACGTTCCGCGGGGAGATGATCACGTCCGGCGGACGTTACCCGATCTCGGCCCGGCTCGTGCAGAGCCGGCGCTATATTGAAGAGATCGAGAAGCTGTACCACGTGTTCCAGCAAAATAATGTGCCGTGGAAGACGGTCAATCATCCGTACGCCTACAAGTTCGTCGACGTGCTGCTGACGCATTGCGACGCCGCGCCGCAGGAGGATGAGGAGATCAGCGAGATTTCGGTCGATCTCGAGGAATACGAGCCGTATAAGCGGGTCGATGTCGTTCCGATCTGGAATATCGAGCGGCTGGCCATCAAGAACAGCGGCTTCCCGGTTCCCGCCTCGGATCGGATCAACTACGAGCATGTCCTCTCGCTGCATAAGACGGGCAGCGAGCACGGCTATCTGGTGGAGGGCGACGAGGAGAACATTCGCTACATCAAGCGCTCGCGGGATGAACTGACCATCGTGTCGCCGCAGGAGAAAGCAGGCATCTGGAGCGTCCTGAAAATCGCCCAGCCCGTTGCCGCCCGCCTCGGCAGCCTGAGCTATCCGCTCGTCTCCAACCGGAGAACGGACGGCTTTATCGGGAAATACGCGCGCCGGCAGGGGCAGATTGTGCGGGCGACGGGGGAGATCATTCGCATCGTGCATGCGTTCGATGCGGCTGGCCTGCTTGAGCTGGAGCGGGTCGATATCCGCGATCGGAGCGATGGCTTGCTGCAGACGTACGAGATGAATCCGTTCGTCAGCGACAATGTCCGCACGGAACGGGACAAAAAGGTGATGCGGCTCGCCTTCCGGGCTCGCCAGGCGGAAGAGAACGAGCGCTTCCTTTTACAGGATCAGATGAGCTTCCTCGTGTCGGAAGTGCAGATGTTTTTTCCGGAATACAAGTGTGAAGGGGAATGGGCGTGA
- a CDS encoding serine/threonine protein phosphatase — protein MRKENSDFKTSFVSEAGSFLHNKDYFAYVELDDMACWVIADGLDADREADSAEMVVKSILGRFTEKPTMSPLRLKRYMQEAHEWLREESRRVRLKASLILVVTDYAKIVWAVAGHARLYHFRGGRLFGRSQDQSLAQAMANAGEISDAAIDYHAERHNLLNYMGRPDGFEPFVSKKVPLSDSDVLLLCTPGLWEEVHRLEMLDALEEAKEPEDFTDTLEDVLLSKQRGTVNNYTAVAVYVNKAFKEDPKKKWRQLKKWLIALVILAVAGGGAIYLYAKEVSRKAEAATNMIEFQQNADTYMKEGDYAKAVNEYSEARNMAKRLKDRYHRDLFDKKQRLMQLMVDGDGFFKERDYAKALDKYVKAQEEAKPYKEFNHKELEDKIERTNLYMQIMSWVQEGDMKFETQDFVGARSSYQRARRAAIEEGFVDGEKDIRKKLEDAEEKVTGLKKEKRLLEGDKLEKKGDQQFAAQDYVGAIDAYSAAQQIYQEIDMLERVLGMERKIDKAVDKLNPPPQPAAGADGAAAGTAAAGAGQAPPAAGGNAAGQGSASGGGSAAASGAGSPAEGSAGGASTGGAADGAATGNGSGTGTGSSTSSGANSSASSGAGSGTNSGANSDSGSGTNPGTGSGANSGAGSGTSSGAGSGTGSGENSGTNSGEGESAPTQ, from the coding sequence ATGAGGAAGGAGAACAGCGATTTCAAGACCAGCTTCGTGTCGGAGGCCGGTTCTTTTCTACATAACAAGGATTATTTCGCTTATGTCGAGCTCGATGATATGGCTTGCTGGGTCATCGCCGACGGCCTGGATGCGGACCGGGAGGCGGACAGCGCCGAGATGGTCGTGAAGAGCATCCTGGGGCGGTTCACCGAGAAGCCGACGATGTCTCCGCTGAGATTGAAACGGTACATGCAGGAAGCGCATGAATGGCTCAGGGAAGAGAGCCGCCGGGTGCGGCTCAAGGCGAGCCTGATCCTGGTCGTCACCGACTACGCGAAGATCGTCTGGGCGGTGGCAGGGCATGCGCGCCTGTACCATTTCCGCGGCGGGCGCCTGTTCGGGCGCAGCCAGGATCAGAGTCTGGCGCAGGCGATGGCGAATGCCGGGGAGATCTCGGACGCGGCGATCGACTATCACGCGGAGCGCCATAACCTGCTCAATTATATGGGCCGTCCCGATGGCTTCGAGCCGTTCGTCTCGAAGAAGGTGCCGCTCTCCGATAGCGATGTGCTGCTGCTGTGCACGCCGGGCCTGTGGGAAGAGGTGCACCGCCTGGAAATGCTGGATGCGCTCGAGGAAGCGAAGGAGCCGGAGGACTTCACGGATACGCTCGAGGACGTGCTGCTCAGCAAGCAGCGCGGGACGGTGAATAATTATACCGCCGTGGCCGTCTATGTGAACAAGGCGTTCAAGGAGGATCCGAAGAAGAAGTGGCGGCAGCTGAAAAAGTGGCTGATCGCGCTGGTCATCCTCGCTGTGGCGGGAGGCGGCGCCATTTACCTGTACGCGAAGGAGGTCTCGCGCAAGGCGGAGGCGGCCACGAATATGATCGAGTTCCAGCAGAACGCCGACACGTACATGAAGGAAGGCGATTATGCGAAGGCCGTGAACGAATACAGCGAGGCGAGAAATATGGCCAAGCGCTTGAAGGACCGCTATCACCGCGATCTGTTCGACAAGAAGCAGCGCTTGATGCAGCTGATGGTGGACGGAGATGGCTTTTTCAAGGAACGGGATTATGCGAAGGCGCTGGACAAATACGTCAAGGCTCAGGAGGAAGCGAAGCCGTACAAGGAGTTCAACCATAAGGAGCTTGAGGACAAAATTGAACGTACCAACCTGTATATGCAAATTATGAGCTGGGTGCAGGAAGGGGACATGAAGTTCGAGACGCAGGACTTCGTCGGTGCGCGCAGCTCGTATCAGCGGGCGCGCCGGGCGGCAATCGAGGAGGGCTTCGTCGACGGCGAGAAGGATATTCGCAAGAAGCTGGAGGATGCGGAGGAGAAGGTAACCGGGCTGAAGAAGGAGAAGCGGCTGCTCGAGGGCGATAAGCTCGAGAAAAAGGGCGATCAGCAGTTCGCCGCCCAGGACTATGTCGGGGCGATTGACGCTTATTCGGCAGCGCAGCAGATCTATCAGGAGATTGACATGCTGGAGCGGGTGCTGGGCATGGAGCGGAAGATCGACAAGGCGGTCGACAAGCTCAATCCACCGCCGCAGCCTGCCGCCGGGGCGGACGGAGCCGCGGCGGGCACGGCAGCGGCCGGTGCCGGGCAAGCCCCGCCTGCGGCGGGGGGCAATGCCGCCGGCCAGGGCAGCGCCTCCGGCGGCGGCAGCGCTGCCGCATCCGGGGCAGGGAGCCCCGCGGAGGGAAGCGCAGGCGGCGCCTCGACTGGGGGCGCGGCTGATGGTGCCGCTACCGGTAACGGTTCGGGCACGGGGACGGGCTCCAGCACGAGTTCCGGCGCGAACTCGAGCGCGAGCTCGGGTGCTGGTTCAGGGACGAACTCGGGTGCGAACTCGGATTCTGGTTCCGGCACGAACCCCGGCACTGGATCTGGCGCCAACTCCGGTGCGGGATCTGGCACGAGCTCCGGTGCGGGATCTGGGACGGGCTCTGGTGAGAACTCGGGTACGAACTCGGGAGAAGGGGAATCTGCCCCAACGCAGTAA
- a CDS encoding PP2C family protein-serine/threonine phosphatase: MELQEWVPYIIVLGAAAAILLLLWARRRLLANAAPDKPGVPIGNGQTIGARDEQDDYFSSVTTPHGTAAVLADGISGLAHGRLASTIAVTVFIREFLKLSDIRDVHDYFAKAGKVSNSEILQSLQGAPGGTTLVAGVIAGDWLYWAAVGDSVIMVFRDGEFIRMNEKHTLESVLQERCLAGELTKEEAIDHPLRKRLINYLGYEHFARMEMGSDPFALRPGDRVILCSDGVYNTMPEVELEAILSQPISPNDAAEEIIEAIEAKGLANQDNATIVIVDHD; the protein is encoded by the coding sequence ATGGAATTACAGGAATGGGTGCCGTATATCATCGTGCTGGGTGCGGCGGCGGCGATTCTGCTGCTGCTCTGGGCGCGGCGCCGCTTGCTGGCGAACGCCGCTCCCGACAAGCCGGGCGTTCCGATCGGGAACGGACAGACGATCGGCGCGCGGGACGAGCAGGATGATTATTTCTCCAGCGTAACCACCCCGCACGGCACCGCCGCCGTGCTGGCCGACGGCATTAGCGGCCTCGCCCATGGGCGTCTGGCGAGCACGATTGCCGTGACCGTGTTCATCCGGGAATTTCTGAAGCTGTCCGATATCCGGGACGTTCATGATTATTTCGCGAAGGCCGGGAAGGTCAGCAATTCGGAAATATTGCAGAGCCTGCAGGGCGCGCCCGGGGGAACGACCCTCGTCGCCGGCGTCATCGCCGGGGACTGGCTGTATTGGGCCGCCGTCGGGGACAGTGTCATCATGGTGTTCCGGGACGGGGAGTTCATCCGGATGAATGAGAAGCATACGCTGGAATCCGTGCTGCAGGAACGCTGTCTAGCAGGGGAGCTGACGAAGGAGGAAGCGATCGATCATCCTCTGCGGAAGCGGCTGATCAATTATTTGGGCTATGAGCATTTCGCCCGGATGGAGATGGGCAGCGATCCGTTCGCGCTCCGGCCCGGGGATCGGGTCATCCTGTGCAGCGACGGCGTCTACAACACGATGCCCGAGGTGGAGCTGGAGGCGATTCTGTCCCAGCCGATATCGCCGAATGATGCTGCGGAAGAGATTATCGAGGCAATCGAAGCCAAGGGATTGGCGAATCAGGACAACGCGACGATCGTCATCGTCGATCATGACTGA
- a CDS encoding FHA domain-containing protein, with translation MSLTRCANGHMFSTRKHGNICPYCSISVEAAPSGDAAAKKPVRPEEDEKTMPYLGETTGIDPVTGWLVCIEGPQLGQDYRIRAEKNFIGRSEDMHIRILGDNAISRRNHAVIVYDPKKRNFYLLPGDASGLAYHNNEAVYTPVELAAYDVLQLGRSKFIFIPLCGVHFEWDHNEG, from the coding sequence ATGAGTCTGACAAGATGCGCCAACGGACACATGTTCAGCACGCGCAAGCACGGCAATATTTGCCCATATTGCAGTATCTCGGTGGAGGCGGCGCCGAGCGGCGACGCGGCGGCGAAGAAGCCGGTGCGGCCGGAAGAGGACGAGAAGACGATGCCTTATCTGGGCGAGACGACGGGCATTGACCCGGTAACGGGGTGGCTCGTCTGCATCGAAGGGCCTCAGCTCGGCCAAGATTACCGGATTCGCGCCGAGAAGAACTTCATCGGACGCTCCGAGGACATGCATATCCGCATTCTGGGCGACAATGCGATCTCGCGGCGGAACCACGCCGTCATCGTGTACGACCCGAAGAAGCGCAACTTCTATCTCCTGCCGGGCGACGCTTCCGGCCTGGCCTATCACAATAACGAAGCGGTATATACGCCGGTAGAGCTGGCCGCTTACGACGTCCTTCAGCTCGGCCGGAGCAAGTTCATCTTTATTCCGCTCTGTGGGGTCCATTTCGAGTGGGACCATAACGAAGGTTAA
- a CDS encoding FHA domain-containing protein, translating to MRYEADYEEAHPGWEHHAGWIMVIDMLIAGIAAAALFYVYIWNADLVLKVAVGVLLAAGTAVYAAWRARRRKKRRQDGAAIAKLVLLDEEGESVKEWYIHGETSLLIGKSSAQSEVDIDLSDSEYASLISKHHAVLNYASGSWYVEDLDSRNGVGIQPAGRRTAEQLEEDGPYRIESGDIICIANTRIVVK from the coding sequence GTGAGGTATGAAGCGGATTATGAAGAAGCCCATCCCGGCTGGGAGCATCATGCCGGCTGGATTATGGTCATTGATATGCTGATTGCCGGCATTGCGGCGGCAGCACTGTTCTACGTGTACATATGGAATGCGGATCTGGTATTGAAGGTGGCGGTCGGCGTCCTGCTTGCCGCAGGGACAGCCGTCTATGCCGCTTGGAGGGCTCGACGCCGCAAGAAGCGCCGGCAGGACGGCGCAGCCATTGCCAAGCTCGTTCTCCTGGACGAAGAGGGGGAGAGCGTGAAGGAATGGTACATCCATGGGGAAACTTCCTTGCTTATCGGCAAGAGCTCTGCACAAAGCGAGGTTGACATAGATCTGTCAGATTCGGAATACGCGTCGCTGATCAGCAAGCATCACGCGGTGCTGAATTATGCTTCGGGAAGCTGGTACGTGGAGGACCTCGATTCCCGCAACGGTGTCGGCATTCAGCCGGCCGGACGCAGGACGGCGGAGCAGCTGGAGGAAGACGGGCCGTACCGGATTGAATCCGGCGATATTATTTGCATTGCCAATACGCGAATCGTGGTGAAATAG
- a CDS encoding J domain-containing protein has product MAANYYDVLGVRRDAAPDEIKKAYRRLAKQHHPDVNGGSAEAEQRFKEIHEAYAVLQDEAARSAYDDELDGKGKADKAFGQGGKRGAGPERPREATGASAQEPFDPRNVEANFARFFGFDPKTKKPTGMKGAGKEASEPIDAAAMFQRYFGTRKK; this is encoded by the coding sequence ATGGCTGCAAATTACTATGACGTGCTGGGTGTGCGGCGCGATGCGGCGCCGGACGAGATCAAGAAGGCCTACCGGCGGCTCGCCAAGCAGCATCATCCCGATGTGAACGGCGGCAGCGCTGAGGCCGAGCAGCGGTTCAAGGAGATTCATGAAGCGTATGCGGTGCTCCAGGATGAAGCCGCGCGCTCTGCGTATGATGATGAACTGGACGGGAAAGGAAAGGCCGATAAGGCTTTCGGTCAAGGCGGGAAGCGGGGAGCGGGGCCGGAACGCCCGCGCGAGGCCACGGGGGCATCCGCGCAGGAACCGTTCGATCCGCGGAACGTGGAGGCGAACTTCGCCCGGTTCTTCGGCTTCGATCCGAAGACGAAGAAGCCGACCGGCATGAAGGGCGCGGGCAAGGAAGCATCGGAGCCGATTGACGCGGCGGCGATGTTCCAGCGGTATTTTGGCACGCGGAAGAAGTGA
- a CDS encoding membrane-associated protease 1, protein MGFILRVEGAETIELGMDNIQKVVYDTDTPDDSNARSTDVGATMRISGKIITATDGDNADDTKKLALWSLVPAEKADCYRKVTLEVIAADQVVRKVYFPNAFVVDYTETYGDTEGVGSFSLYIKQKKDKTELATIDGGYPM, encoded by the coding sequence ATGGGATTCATTCTCAGAGTAGAAGGTGCAGAAACAATCGAGCTCGGCATGGACAACATCCAAAAGGTCGTCTATGACACCGACACGCCGGACGACTCCAACGCAAGATCGACGGACGTTGGCGCGACTATGCGCATCTCCGGCAAAATCATCACGGCGACCGACGGCGACAACGCCGACGACACGAAGAAGCTGGCGTTGTGGTCGCTCGTTCCAGCAGAGAAGGCGGACTGCTACCGCAAAGTGACACTGGAAGTCATCGCCGCGGATCAAGTCGTGCGCAAGGTGTACTTCCCTAACGCGTTCGTCGTCGATTACACCGAGACGTACGGCGACACGGAAGGCGTTGGATCATTCAGCCTCTACATCAAGCAGAAGAAAGACAAAACTGAGCTCGCGACGATCGACGGCGGTTACCCGATGTAA